Proteins from one Streptosporangium becharense genomic window:
- a CDS encoding discoidin domain-containing protein encodes MRSKHLLLRLVAAMAATCLLVTAGPPSPASAADGPNLAAGRTASAGGSHDVYVPRNLNDGDQASYWESANNAFPQWAQVDLGAPTGVNRLVLKLPAGWESRTQTLTVQGSADGSGFTTLVASAGHTFNPATGNTVTIGLTTAVTRYVRLHITANTGWPAGQLSELEIYGPATGDTQPPTAPGGLAFTEPAAGQIKLTWAASADNVGVTGYDLYANGTLRKSVPGDVLTHTDVQPVGATVSYHVKARDAAGNRSAASNTVTRHGTGGDTNLAVGKPITASSTIHTYVAENANDGSVTTYWEGGAGGYPHTLTVKLGANADVGSVVLKLNPAAEWATRTQTVQVLGREQSASAFTSLSAAAVHTFDPATGNTVTIPVTATVADVQLRITANSGATGGQVAEFQVIGTSASNPDLTITGMSSSPAAPTETDAVTLKATVKNIGTARSGATNVTFYLDGALAGTAPVGALAAGASATVTADAGRRDAGTYPLSAKVDEAGIVIEQNDANNTHVHPSPLVVKPVDSSDLVASSVTWTPGNPRGGDTVAFSVVIKNQGAVASASGAHDVTLTVIDGAGAVVRTLTGSHTGVIAAGAVTAPVDLGTWKAADGKYTVKVVLADDANELPVKRANNTGTHRLFTGRGADMPYDHYEAEDAVTGGGAAVVGPNRTIGDPAGEASGRRAVTLDTTGSYVEFTTRASTNTLVTRFSIPDAPGGGGISSTLNVYVDGTFLKAIDLTSKYAWLYGPEASPGNSPSAGGPRHIYDEANIMLGRTVQAGSKIRLQKDPANTTTYAIDFIDTEQVSPLPNPDPARYAVPAGFTHQDVQNALDRVRMDDTGTLVGVYLPPGTYQTAEKFQVHGKAVKVAGAGPWYTRFHAPATQDNTDVGFRADATAKGSSFTGFAYFGNYTSRVDGPGKVFDFSNITDIVIDDIWNEHMVCLYWGANTDRVTIKNSRIRNMFADGVNMTNGSTDNLVSNNEARATGDDSFALFSAIDAGGADMKGNVYENLTAILPWRAAGIAVYGGYDNVFRNIHIADTLVYSGITISSLDFGYPMNGFGADPPTRFENISIVRAGGHFWGAQTFPGIWVFSASKVFQGIRVSDVDIVDPTYHGIMFQTKYSGGRPENPIKDTVFTNITITGARRSGDAYDAKSGFAIWANELPEPDQGPAVGSVTFNNLRMSGNFQDIRNTTSTFTIKVNP; translated from the coding sequence ATGCGCAGCAAGCATCTGCTCTTACGGTTGGTCGCGGCGATGGCCGCGACCTGCCTTCTCGTCACCGCGGGGCCGCCCTCCCCGGCCTCGGCGGCGGACGGACCCAACCTGGCGGCGGGCAGGACGGCCTCGGCCGGCGGCTCCCACGACGTCTACGTGCCCCGCAACCTCAACGACGGCGACCAGGCCAGCTACTGGGAGAGCGCCAACAATGCCTTCCCGCAGTGGGCCCAGGTCGATCTCGGCGCCCCGACCGGTGTGAACAGGCTCGTACTGAAGCTGCCGGCGGGCTGGGAGAGCCGCACCCAGACCCTCACCGTGCAGGGCAGCGCCGACGGCTCCGGCTTCACCACCCTGGTGGCGTCGGCGGGCCACACCTTCAACCCCGCCACCGGCAACACGGTGACGATCGGTCTTACCACGGCCGTCACCCGCTACGTGCGGCTGCACATCACGGCCAACACCGGCTGGCCGGCCGGGCAGCTGTCCGAGCTGGAGATCTACGGACCCGCCACCGGTGACACGCAGCCGCCGACCGCTCCGGGCGGCCTGGCCTTCACCGAGCCCGCGGCCGGGCAGATCAAACTGACCTGGGCCGCGTCGGCCGACAACGTGGGCGTGACCGGGTACGACCTCTACGCCAACGGCACACTGCGCAAGAGCGTGCCGGGCGACGTGCTGACCCACACCGACGTCCAGCCGGTCGGCGCGACCGTGTCGTACCACGTCAAGGCCAGGGACGCCGCGGGCAACCGGTCCGCCGCCAGCAACACCGTCACCCGCCACGGCACCGGCGGCGACACGAACCTGGCCGTCGGCAAGCCGATCACCGCCTCGTCCACGATCCACACCTATGTCGCCGAGAACGCCAACGACGGAAGCGTGACGACCTACTGGGAGGGCGGCGCGGGCGGCTACCCCCACACGCTGACCGTCAAGCTGGGGGCGAACGCCGACGTCGGCTCGGTCGTGCTGAAGCTCAACCCCGCCGCCGAGTGGGCGACGCGCACCCAGACCGTCCAGGTGCTCGGCCGCGAGCAGAGCGCCTCGGCCTTCACCAGCCTGTCGGCGGCGGCGGTACACACCTTCGACCCCGCCACCGGCAACACCGTGACCATCCCGGTCACCGCCACGGTCGCCGACGTGCAGCTCCGCATCACCGCCAACTCCGGCGCCACGGGCGGGCAGGTCGCCGAGTTCCAGGTGATCGGCACCTCCGCGTCCAACCCCGACCTGACGATCACCGGCATGTCGTCGTCCCCGGCCGCTCCGACGGAGACCGACGCCGTCACACTGAAGGCGACCGTCAAGAACATCGGCACGGCGCGCTCCGGCGCCACGAACGTCACCTTCTACCTGGACGGCGCACTCGCCGGCACCGCTCCCGTCGGTGCCCTGGCCGCCGGGGCGAGCGCCACGGTCACGGCCGACGCCGGTCGCCGGGACGCCGGGACCTACCCGCTGAGCGCCAAGGTGGACGAGGCCGGCATCGTCATCGAGCAGAACGACGCCAACAACACCCACGTCCACCCCTCGCCGCTCGTCGTCAAGCCCGTCGACAGCTCCGACCTGGTCGCCTCCTCCGTCACCTGGACACCGGGCAACCCGCGCGGCGGCGACACGGTCGCCTTCTCCGTGGTGATCAAGAACCAGGGCGCCGTGGCCTCCGCCTCCGGCGCCCACGACGTGACCCTGACGGTCATCGACGGCGCGGGCGCCGTCGTCCGCACACTGACCGGCTCGCACACCGGCGTGATCGCCGCCGGAGCCGTCACGGCCCCGGTCGACCTGGGCACCTGGAAGGCCGCCGACGGCAAGTACACCGTCAAGGTCGTGCTCGCCGACGACGCCAACGAGCTTCCGGTCAAGCGCGCCAACAACACCGGCACCCACCGCCTGTTCACCGGTCGCGGCGCGGACATGCCCTACGACCACTACGAGGCGGAGGACGCCGTCACCGGCGGCGGCGCGGCCGTGGTCGGCCCGAACCGGACCATCGGCGACCCGGCGGGCGAGGCGTCCGGCCGCAGGGCGGTGACGCTCGACACGACGGGCAGCTACGTCGAGTTCACCACCAGGGCCAGCACCAATACGCTCGTCACCCGCTTCTCCATCCCGGACGCCCCCGGCGGCGGCGGCATCTCCTCGACGCTCAACGTCTACGTCGACGGCACCTTCCTCAAGGCCATCGACCTGACCTCGAAGTACGCCTGGCTGTACGGACCTGAGGCGAGCCCCGGAAACTCCCCGAGCGCCGGCGGGCCGCGCCACATCTACGACGAGGCCAACATCATGCTGGGCCGGACCGTCCAGGCCGGCAGCAAGATCAGGCTGCAGAAGGACCCGGCCAACACGACGACGTACGCGATCGACTTCATCGACACCGAGCAGGTCTCGCCCCTGCCGAACCCCGACCCCGCCAGATACGCGGTTCCCGCGGGCTTCACCCACCAGGACGTGCAGAACGCACTCGACCGGGTCCGCATGGACGACACGGGCACCCTGGTCGGCGTCTACCTGCCGCCGGGCACGTACCAGACGGCGGAGAAGTTCCAGGTGCACGGCAAGGCGGTGAAGGTGGCCGGCGCCGGACCGTGGTACACCCGGTTCCACGCGCCGGCGACGCAGGACAACACCGACGTGGGCTTCCGCGCGGACGCCACCGCCAAGGGCTCCTCGTTCACCGGCTTCGCCTACTTCGGCAACTACACCTCGCGCGTCGACGGCCCGGGCAAGGTGTTCGACTTCTCGAACATCACCGACATCGTGATCGACGACATTTGGAACGAGCACATGGTCTGCCTGTACTGGGGCGCCAACACCGACCGTGTGACGATCAAGAACTCCCGGATCCGCAACATGTTCGCCGACGGCGTCAACATGACGAACGGCAGCACCGACAACCTCGTCAGCAACAACGAGGCCCGCGCCACCGGCGACGACAGCTTCGCGCTGTTCTCCGCCATCGACGCCGGCGGGGCCGACATGAAGGGCAACGTCTACGAGAACCTGACGGCCATCCTGCCCTGGCGCGCCGCGGGCATCGCCGTCTACGGCGGCTACGACAACGTCTTCCGGAACATCCACATCGCGGACACGCTGGTCTACTCCGGGATCACGATCAGCTCGCTCGACTTCGGCTACCCGATGAACGGCTTCGGCGCCGATCCGCCGACGAGGTTCGAGAACATCTCGATCGTCCGCGCCGGCGGCCACTTCTGGGGTGCGCAGACCTTCCCCGGCATCTGGGTCTTCTCCGCCTCGAAGGTCTTCCAGGGCATCCGGGTCAGCGACGTGGACATCGTCGACCCGACCTACCACGGCATCATGTTCCAGACGAAGTACAGCGGAGGACGGCCGGAGAACCCCATCAAGGACACGGTCTTCACGAACATCACGATCACGGGCGCCCGCAGGAGCGGGGACGCCTACGACGCCAAGTCGGGCTTCGCCATCTGGGCCAACGAGCTGCCCGAGCCGGACCAGGGGCCGGCGGTCGGTTCGGTGACGTTCAACAACCTGCGGATGAGCGGCAACTTCCAGGACATCAGGAACACCACCTCGACCTTCACCATCAAGGTCAACCCGTAG
- a CDS encoding Rv1733c family protein, with product MRGVASTWARYVRLLRFDGNPLRRRSDRVEALVLWGVLALLVTGVAAAAVLGVNTYRDGVAAERSGRWVTVTLLADAPEMTWTSPGGRAAVVRVRVRWTDERGATVTALAPVLQGSRTGGTARVWLDPSGRPVLGPPARLDTVAKAILAAVGLTAVAAGTGGLLYSLARARLDRRRYARWERAWLAADQRWRRPKEA from the coding sequence ATGCGAGGCGTGGCCTCGACGTGGGCACGGTACGTCCGCCTGCTCCGGTTCGACGGCAACCCGCTGCGCCGGCGCTCGGACCGGGTCGAGGCACTGGTCCTGTGGGGGGTGCTCGCGCTGCTCGTCACCGGCGTCGCGGCGGCGGCCGTGCTCGGGGTGAACACCTACCGGGACGGGGTGGCGGCCGAACGGTCGGGCCGGTGGGTGACCGTGACCCTGCTGGCCGACGCCCCCGAGATGACGTGGACCTCTCCCGGCGGCCGGGCCGCCGTGGTCCGGGTCCGGGTGCGGTGGACGGACGAGCGGGGGGCAACCGTCACCGCCCTGGCCCCCGTGCTCCAGGGGTCCAGGACGGGCGGCACGGCACGGGTGTGGCTGGATCCTTCCGGCAGGCCGGTTCTAGGACCGCCCGCCCGGCTCGACACCGTCGCGAAGGCGATCCTCGCCGCGGTGGGCCTGACCGCCGTGGCCGCCGGGACCGGCGGGCTGCTCTACTCCCTGGCGCGTGCCCGGCTCGACCGCCGCCGGTACGCCCGCTGGGAACGCGCGTGGCTGGCGGCCGACCAGCGCTGGCGCAGGCCCAAGGAGGCGTGA
- a CDS encoding Acg family FMN-binding oxidoreductase → MSSPLATDLGVRRLLTAAGQAPSVHNTQPWRFRVVGREAVELLADRDRWLRVSDPRGRSLHVSCGAALFNLRLAVRVAGWLPITRLLPAPDDYPDLLATVRVPRVSPPSPAERDLYASIALRRTNRYPYEDRSVPAEVVDDMRAAAAAEGASLFMTDPADLLDHVAIAEEGLARDRDYRAELAAWTMPKARHDGVPGYVQGPRGAKDPSPTRDFGRHEHTARFEPHPQIAVLTTAGDGPRDWLRAGQALQRVLLTATLHDVSASFLNQPLDLRDILRHTDPRHALGHPQMIMRFGYGPPVPRAPRRPAAELETSYV, encoded by the coding sequence GTGTCCTCACCCCTCGCCACCGATCTCGGAGTCCGCCGGCTGCTGACCGCCGCAGGACAGGCTCCGTCGGTGCACAACACCCAGCCGTGGAGGTTCAGGGTGGTCGGCAGGGAGGCGGTCGAGCTGCTGGCCGACCGGGACCGGTGGCTGCGGGTGAGCGACCCGCGCGGACGTTCCCTCCACGTGAGCTGCGGAGCGGCCCTGTTCAACCTCCGTCTGGCCGTGCGGGTGGCCGGGTGGCTGCCGATCACCCGGCTGCTGCCCGCTCCCGACGACTACCCGGATCTGCTCGCCACGGTGCGCGTGCCCCGGGTCAGCCCGCCCTCCCCCGCCGAGCGCGACCTGTACGCGTCCATCGCCCTGCGCCGCACCAACCGATACCCCTACGAGGACCGGAGCGTGCCGGCCGAGGTCGTCGACGACATGCGCGCCGCCGCGGCGGCCGAGGGGGCCTCGCTGTTCATGACCGACCCCGCGGACCTGCTCGACCACGTGGCGATCGCCGAGGAGGGGCTGGCCCGCGACCGCGACTACCGGGCCGAGCTGGCCGCGTGGACGATGCCGAAGGCCCGGCACGACGGCGTTCCCGGCTACGTGCAGGGGCCGCGCGGCGCCAAGGACCCGTCCCCGACCCGTGACTTCGGCCGCCACGAGCACACCGCGCGCTTCGAGCCGCATCCGCAGATCGCGGTGCTCACCACAGCGGGTGACGGCCCGCGTGACTGGCTGCGCGCCGGCCAGGCCCTGCAGCGGGTGCTGCTCACCGCGACGCTGCACGACGTGTCCGCGTCGTTCCTCAACCAGCCGCTGGACCTGCGCGACATCCTGCGCCACACCGATCCGCGCCATGCCCTCGGACACCCCCAGATGATCATGAGGTTCGGGTACGGCCCGCCCGTGCCCCGCGCTCCCCGCCGCCCGGCGGCGGAGCTGGAGACCAGCTACGTCTGA
- the pflB gene encoding formate C-acetyltransferase: MTATPVTGEPAELTDLAAPAGPAAWRGFRGTTWRAAIDVRDFVQANYTPYEGDEGFLAGPTERTLAVWAKVSALFPEERRRGIHDVDVTTPSSITAHRPGHIDPERELIVGLQTDAPLKRAIMPAGGLRMVENGLAAYGRTLDPRVREIFTKYRKTHNDAVFDAYTPEIRNARRSGIITGLPDSYGRGRIIGDYRRVALYGVDRLIEAKRGELRSLDGAAASDAVIRDREELAEQLRALDELKQMAASYGHDVSRPATTAHEAVQWLYLGYLAAVKEQNGAAMSLGRTSTFLDVYLERDLAEGLITEERAQELIDDFVIKLRIVRFLRTPEYDQLFSGDPTWVTESIGGIGTDGRTLVTRTSYRYLQTLRNLGPAPEPNLTVFWSPRLPEAFKRFCARLSIETSSIQYESDELMRPRLGDDAAIACCVSAAPVGRQMQFFGARVNLAKTLLYAINGGRDEMTGEQVGPVCPPLTGEYLDEEEVRAAFDRMLDWLAATYVNALNIIHYMHDKYAYERIEMALHDHPVKRTLACGIAGLSVAADSLSAIRHARVRVVRDETGLAVDYVVEGDYPAYGNNDDRADAIAVDLVRSFMDKIRRHPAYRDAEHTQSVLTITSNVVYGKHTGNTPDGRRAGEPFAPGANPMNGRDRRGLVASALSVSKIPYGQALDGVSLTNTVTPEGLGRTDAERVGNLVGVLDGYFDAGGFHMNVNVLTRAVLLDAMEHPDRYPQLTVRVSGYAVNFVRLTREQQQDVVNRTFHGSL; encoded by the coding sequence ATGACGGCCACACCGGTCACCGGGGAACCGGCGGAACTGACGGATCTGGCGGCACCGGCGGGGCCGGCCGCGTGGCGCGGGTTCCGCGGGACGACGTGGCGCGCGGCGATCGACGTGCGCGACTTCGTCCAGGCCAACTACACGCCGTACGAAGGCGACGAGGGATTCCTGGCCGGGCCCACGGAGCGCACCCTGGCGGTGTGGGCGAAGGTCTCCGCGCTGTTCCCCGAGGAGCGGCGGCGCGGGATCCACGACGTGGACGTCACCACCCCGTCGTCGATCACCGCCCACCGGCCCGGCCACATCGACCCCGAGCGTGAGCTGATCGTCGGGTTGCAGACCGACGCCCCGCTGAAGCGGGCCATCATGCCCGCCGGGGGGCTGCGGATGGTGGAGAACGGCCTGGCCGCCTACGGTCGCACGCTCGACCCGCGGGTACGGGAGATCTTCACCAAGTACCGCAAGACCCACAACGACGCCGTGTTCGACGCCTACACCCCGGAGATCCGCAACGCCCGCCGCTCCGGGATCATCACCGGGCTGCCCGACTCCTACGGCCGCGGCCGGATCATCGGCGACTACCGGCGGGTCGCCCTGTACGGCGTGGACCGGCTGATCGAGGCCAAGCGGGGTGAGCTGCGCTCCCTCGACGGCGCCGCCGCCTCCGACGCGGTGATCCGCGACCGGGAGGAACTGGCCGAGCAGCTGCGCGCGCTGGACGAGCTGAAGCAGATGGCCGCCTCCTACGGCCACGACGTCTCCCGGCCCGCCACCACCGCGCACGAGGCCGTCCAGTGGCTGTACCTCGGCTATCTGGCCGCGGTGAAGGAACAGAACGGCGCGGCCATGTCGCTGGGCCGCACCTCCACCTTCCTGGACGTCTATCTGGAACGGGACCTCGCCGAAGGGCTGATCACCGAGGAGCGGGCACAGGAACTGATCGACGACTTCGTCATCAAGCTGCGCATCGTCCGATTCCTGCGCACCCCCGAGTACGACCAGCTGTTCTCCGGCGACCCCACCTGGGTCACCGAGTCGATCGGCGGCATCGGAACGGACGGCAGGACACTGGTGACCCGCACCAGCTACCGCTACCTGCAGACGCTGCGCAACCTCGGCCCCGCACCCGAGCCGAACCTGACCGTCTTCTGGTCGCCCCGGCTGCCGGAGGCTTTCAAGCGGTTCTGTGCCCGGCTGTCGATCGAGACCAGTTCCATCCAGTACGAGAGCGACGAGCTGATGCGGCCGCGTCTCGGCGACGACGCCGCCATCGCCTGCTGCGTCTCGGCCGCCCCGGTCGGCCGGCAGATGCAGTTCTTCGGCGCCCGCGTCAACCTCGCCAAGACGCTGCTGTACGCGATCAACGGCGGCCGCGACGAGATGACCGGCGAGCAGGTCGGCCCCGTCTGCCCGCCGCTGACCGGGGAGTATCTCGACGAGGAGGAGGTCCGTGCGGCGTTCGACCGGATGCTGGACTGGCTGGCCGCCACGTACGTGAACGCGCTGAACATCATCCACTACATGCACGACAAGTACGCCTACGAACGCATCGAGATGGCGCTGCACGACCATCCCGTCAAGCGCACGCTCGCCTGCGGCATCGCCGGCCTGTCGGTGGCCGCCGACAGCCTGTCGGCCATCCGGCACGCGCGGGTCCGGGTCGTCCGCGACGAGACCGGCCTGGCGGTGGACTACGTCGTCGAGGGCGACTACCCGGCCTACGGCAACAACGACGACCGCGCCGACGCCATCGCCGTCGACCTGGTCCGCTCCTTCATGGACAAGATCCGGCGGCACCCGGCCTACCGGGACGCCGAGCACACCCAGTCGGTGCTCACCATCACCTCCAACGTCGTGTACGGCAAGCACACCGGCAACACGCCCGACGGCCGGCGCGCGGGCGAACCGTTCGCGCCCGGCGCCAACCCGATGAACGGCCGCGACCGGCGCGGCCTGGTCGCCTCGGCGCTGTCGGTCTCCAAGATCCCCTACGGGCAGGCTCTCGACGGCGTCTCCCTGACGAACACGGTAACGCCCGAGGGGCTGGGCCGTACCGACGCCGAGCGCGTGGGCAACCTGGTCGGGGTGCTGGACGGCTACTTCGACGCCGGCGGGTTCCACATGAACGTCAACGTGCTCACCCGCGCCGTGCTGCTGGACGCCATGGAGCACCCCGACAGGTACCCGCAGCTGACCGTCCGGGTCTCCGGGTACGCCGTCAACTTCGTCCGGCTGACCCGCGAGCAGCAGCAGGACGTCGTCAACCGCACCTTCCACGGATCGCTGTGA
- the pflA gene encoding pyruvate formate-lyase-activating protein: MNPREEVLLQAAAELRRPPAAAGAGVIESWDVSVGVDGPGTRFVVFTCGCPLRCLYCHNPETWRMRDGRRVTVDEVMAELEGYRRFISVAGGGVTVSGGEPLLQPGFTAELLRRCHDGGLHTALDTSGFLGDRATDAMLADTDLVLLDIKSSDPDGYRRLTGVCLEPTLRFARRLAELGRPAWVRFVLVPGLTDDPGNVDGLARFAAELGNVERVDVLPFHRMATGKYRRLGLRFPLADVEPPDRALLARVHAQFQAYGVTSV; encoded by the coding sequence GTGAACCCCCGTGAGGAGGTGCTCCTGCAGGCCGCCGCCGAGCTGCGCCGGCCGCCGGCCGCGGCCGGCGCCGGCGTCATCGAGTCCTGGGACGTCTCCGTCGGCGTGGACGGCCCCGGCACCAGGTTCGTGGTGTTCACCTGCGGCTGCCCGCTCAGGTGCCTGTACTGCCACAACCCCGAGACCTGGCGGATGCGTGACGGGCGGCGGGTCACCGTCGACGAGGTGATGGCGGAACTGGAGGGATACCGGCGGTTCATCTCCGTGGCGGGCGGCGGGGTCACCGTCAGCGGCGGCGAACCACTGCTGCAGCCCGGTTTCACCGCCGAGTTGCTCCGCCGCTGCCACGACGGCGGCCTGCACACCGCCCTGGACACCTCGGGGTTCCTCGGCGACCGCGCCACCGACGCGATGCTCGCCGACACCGACCTGGTCCTGCTGGACATCAAGTCGTCGGATCCGGACGGCTACCGGCGGCTGACGGGCGTCTGCCTGGAACCGACCCTGCGCTTCGCCCGCCGCCTCGCCGAACTCGGCCGCCCGGCCTGGGTGCGCTTCGTCCTCGTCCCCGGCCTCACCGACGATCCGGGCAACGTGGACGGCCTGGCCCGGTTCGCCGCGGAGCTGGGCAACGTCGAGCGGGTCGACGTCCTGCCCTTCCACCGCATGGCCACCGGGAAGTACCGGCGGCTCGGCCTCCGTTTCCCCCTGGCCGACGTCGAACCCCCGGACCGGGCGCTCCTCGCGCGGGTCCACGCCCAGTTCCAGGCGTACGGTGTGACCAGCGTCTGA
- a CDS encoding sensor histidine kinase encodes MRLDELLAELQLRLEAVLATRDRVHALLDAVVSVGSDLDLETVLRRIVQTATTLVDAGYGALGVVGQGNTLVQFIPVGLTEEEIARIEHWPHGLGVLGLLIKEPVPLRLTRISDHPESYGFPPGHPPMGSFLGVPLRVRDEVFGNLYLTEKRGGGEFDEDDQAIVMALATAAGVAIENARLYEETRRRETWLRASSEITTSLLSGAEPGEVLTLMARRAREMADADVAAVLLPDRTREHLITVNVDGADGVDTGPFERAETVVEDTLAGRALTGGEPVMVAGPAGGGGSQAENGGVRGGPAAAVPLGAAGTVRGVLTLNKRSGRLPFSEAELRMLHAFAGQAAITLELAERRKDAERLGLLEDRDRIAKDLHDVVIQRLFAVAMTLMSTVRLVDRPEASSRLQTAIDELDETIRQIRSTIFALQAPRDTETPSLRAQIVELVEAGRGHLGFMPGLKLEGQLDNQVPPRLAEHLLAVLREALSNAVRHARASRVDVTVQAQGGELVLVVEDNGVGPRPGGRRSGLRNLQERAESLGGVFAFEPRPEGGSSLCWRVPLGETPSG; translated from the coding sequence ATGCGCCTGGACGAACTCCTCGCCGAGCTCCAGCTCCGCCTGGAAGCGGTGCTGGCGACCCGGGACCGCGTGCACGCCCTGCTCGACGCGGTGGTCTCGGTGGGCAGCGACCTGGACCTGGAGACCGTCCTGCGGCGGATCGTGCAGACCGCCACCACGCTCGTGGACGCCGGCTACGGAGCCCTGGGCGTGGTGGGGCAGGGGAACACCCTGGTGCAGTTCATCCCGGTCGGTCTCACGGAGGAGGAGATCGCCCGGATCGAGCACTGGCCGCACGGGCTGGGAGTGCTCGGCCTCCTCATCAAGGAGCCGGTGCCGCTGCGGCTGACGCGCATCTCCGACCATCCCGAGTCCTACGGCTTCCCGCCCGGCCACCCCCCGATGGGGTCGTTCCTGGGCGTCCCGCTGCGGGTGCGGGACGAGGTGTTCGGCAACCTCTACCTGACCGAGAAGCGGGGCGGCGGGGAGTTCGACGAGGACGACCAGGCGATCGTCATGGCGCTGGCCACCGCGGCCGGTGTCGCGATCGAGAACGCCCGGCTGTATGAGGAGACGCGGCGCAGGGAGACGTGGCTGCGGGCCTCCTCGGAGATCACCACGAGCCTGCTGTCCGGGGCGGAGCCCGGCGAGGTGCTCACGCTCATGGCGCGCCGGGCCCGCGAGATGGCCGACGCCGACGTGGCGGCCGTCCTGTTGCCCGACCGCACCCGCGAGCACCTGATCACGGTGAACGTGGACGGCGCGGACGGGGTGGACACCGGCCCGTTCGAGCGCGCGGAGACGGTCGTCGAGGACACCCTGGCCGGCCGTGCCCTCACCGGGGGCGAGCCCGTCATGGTCGCCGGCCCAGCGGGGGGTGGCGGCTCGCAGGCGGAGAACGGGGGCGTCCGGGGCGGACCTGCGGCGGCCGTGCCGCTGGGCGCGGCCGGGACCGTCCGCGGCGTGCTGACGCTGAACAAGCGTTCCGGCCGGCTCCCGTTCAGCGAGGCCGAGCTGCGCATGCTGCACGCCTTCGCGGGGCAGGCCGCCATCACCCTGGAGCTGGCCGAGAGGCGCAAGGACGCCGAGCGGCTCGGCCTGCTGGAAGACCGCGACCGCATCGCCAAGGACCTGCACGACGTGGTCATCCAGCGCCTGTTCGCGGTGGCCATGACGCTGATGAGCACCGTCCGGCTGGTGGACCGCCCGGAGGCGTCCTCCCGGCTGCAGACCGCGATCGACGAGCTGGACGAGACCATCCGGCAGATCCGCTCCACCATCTTCGCCCTGCAGGCGCCGCGCGACACCGAGACCCCCAGCTTGCGAGCGCAGATCGTCGAACTGGTCGAGGCGGGCCGCGGCCATCTCGGCTTCATGCCGGGCCTGAAGCTGGAGGGGCAGCTGGACAACCAGGTGCCGCCACGGCTGGCCGAGCACCTGCTCGCGGTGCTGCGCGAGGCGCTGTCCAACGCCGTCCGGCACGCCCGCGCCTCCCGGGTGGACGTGACCGTGCAGGCCCAGGGCGGTGAGCTGGTCCTCGTCGTGGAGGACAACGGGGTCGGCCCCCGCCCCGGCGGGCGCCGCAGCGGGTTGCGCAACCTCCAGGAGCGGGCCGAGAGCCTCGGTGGCGTCTTCGCGTTCGAACCCCGGCCCGAAGGAGGGTCGTCGCTGTGCTGGCGTGTGCCGCTCGGTGAGACGCCGTCCGGGTGA
- the kduI gene encoding 5-dehydro-4-deoxy-D-glucuronate isomerase, with amino-acid sequence MKVRHATHPSELEGLDSDRLRDRFVVDDLFVEGEVSLLYSHEDRMVVGGAVPVAGRPLRLESAGPLRAEHFCERRELAVVCVGRAGHVEVDGHRYDLAHMDVLYVGRGARDVVFGAETTGDAVFYLVSALSHAAHPTTLVPLDQAHRTEAGAQETANRRVIYKHVHADGVPSSQLVLGITVLEPGSVWNSMPPHVHDRRTEVYLYFDLPSEDRIVHMMGQPDSTRSMVLRDRQAVISPSWSVHFGVGTRNYAFVWAMAGENQSFADMDQVPVSALS; translated from the coding sequence ATGAAGGTCCGTCACGCCACCCACCCGTCAGAGCTGGAAGGGCTGGACAGCGACCGGCTCCGCGACCGTTTCGTGGTCGACGACCTGTTCGTCGAGGGTGAGGTATCCCTGCTCTACTCCCACGAGGACCGGATGGTCGTCGGCGGCGCCGTCCCCGTGGCCGGCCGGCCGCTGCGGCTGGAGTCCGCCGGCCCGCTCCGGGCCGAGCACTTCTGCGAACGGCGTGAACTCGCCGTGGTGTGCGTCGGCCGGGCGGGGCACGTCGAGGTCGACGGGCACCGGTACGACCTGGCCCACATGGACGTCCTCTACGTGGGCCGGGGTGCGCGCGACGTCGTGTTCGGCGCGGAGACGACCGGGGACGCGGTGTTCTACCTCGTGTCGGCGCTCTCGCACGCCGCCCACCCGACCACGCTCGTCCCCCTGGACCAGGCGCACCGCACCGAGGCCGGAGCGCAGGAGACCGCGAACCGGAGGGTCATCTACAAGCACGTCCACGCCGACGGCGTGCCGAGCTCCCAGCTGGTCCTGGGGATCACGGTGCTCGAACCGGGCAGCGTGTGGAACAGCATGCCGCCCCACGTCCACGACCGGCGCACCGAGGTCTACCTGTACTTCGACCTCCCCAGCGAGGACCGCATCGTCCACATGATGGGGCAGCCCGACAGCACGCGCAGCATGGTGCTGCGGGACCGGCAGGCGGTGATCTCGCCGAGCTGGTCGGTGCACTTCGGGGTGGGGACCCGCAACTACGCGTTCGTCTGGGCGATGGCCGGGGAGAACCAGTCGTTCGCCGACATGGACCAGGTCCCGGTCAGCGCGCTCTCCTGA